One genomic window of Etheostoma spectabile isolate EspeVRDwgs_2016 chromosome 5, UIUC_Espe_1.0, whole genome shotgun sequence includes the following:
- the myl7 gene encoding myosin regulatory light chain 2, atrial isoform isoform X2 has protein sequence MASKKASNKRQRGAQKSCSNVFSMFEQSQIQEFKEAFGCIDQDRDGVIKKQDLRETYGQLGKLNVNDEELDAMLNEGKGPINFTVFLTLFGEKLNGTDPEDTILAAFKLFDPNGTGFVNKDEFKRLLMNQADKFTAEEVDQAFALAPIDPTGNIDYKSLCYTITHGDEKEES, from the exons ATG GCAAGTAAGAAGGCCTCCAATAAGAGACAGAGGGGAGCCCAGAAGTCTTGCTCCAATGTCTTCTCCATGTTTGAGCAGTCCCAGATTCAGGAGTTCAAGGAG GCTTTTGGCTGCATTGACCAAGACCGAGATGGTGTTATCAAAAAGCAGGACCTGAGGGAGACCTATGGACAGCTGG GAAAACTTAATGTCAATGATGAGGAGCTGGATGCGATGTTGAATGAGGGGAAGGGTCCGATCAACTTCACCGTGTTTCTGACTCTCTTTGGGGAGAAACTCAATG GGACCGATCCTGAAGACACCATCCTTGCTGCCTTCAAACTTTTTGACCCCAATGGGACCGGCTTTGTTAATAAGGATGA GTTTAAACGATTACTGATGAACCAGGCTGATAAATTCACAGCAGAGGAG GTGGATCAGGCCTTCGCTCTCGCTCCCATTGACCCAACTGGCAACATCGACTACAAGTCCCTCTGCTACACCATCACACATGGAGATGAGAAGGAAGAGTCCTAA
- the myl7 gene encoding myosin regulatory light chain 2, atrial isoform isoform X1 — protein sequence MSLCPSSQASKKASNKRQRGAQKSCSNVFSMFEQSQIQEFKEAFGCIDQDRDGVIKKQDLRETYGQLGKLNVNDEELDAMLNEGKGPINFTVFLTLFGEKLNGTDPEDTILAAFKLFDPNGTGFVNKDEFKRLLMNQADKFTAEEVDQAFALAPIDPTGNIDYKSLCYTITHGDEKEES from the exons ATGAGTTTGTGTCCATCTTCTCAGGCAAGTAAGAAGGCCTCCAATAAGAGACAGAGGGGAGCCCAGAAGTCTTGCTCCAATGTCTTCTCCATGTTTGAGCAGTCCCAGATTCAGGAGTTCAAGGAG GCTTTTGGCTGCATTGACCAAGACCGAGATGGTGTTATCAAAAAGCAGGACCTGAGGGAGACCTATGGACAGCTGG GAAAACTTAATGTCAATGATGAGGAGCTGGATGCGATGTTGAATGAGGGGAAGGGTCCGATCAACTTCACCGTGTTTCTGACTCTCTTTGGGGAGAAACTCAATG GGACCGATCCTGAAGACACCATCCTTGCTGCCTTCAAACTTTTTGACCCCAATGGGACCGGCTTTGTTAATAAGGATGA GTTTAAACGATTACTGATGAACCAGGCTGATAAATTCACAGCAGAGGAG GTGGATCAGGCCTTCGCTCTCGCTCCCATTGACCCAACTGGCAACATCGACTACAAGTCCCTCTGCTACACCATCACACATGGAGATGAGAAGGAAGAGTCCTAA
- the gck gene encoding hexokinase-4 isoform X5: MLCVSSHLGQMVKMPCSYSSVVDKILMVDQILSEFRLKKEELKEVMKRMQREMDRGLRLETHEEASVKMLPTYVCSTPEGSEVGDFLALDLGGTNFRVMLVKVGEDEERSWKVETKNQMYSIPEDAMTGTAEMLFDYIAECMSDFLDKHHIKHKKLPLGFTFSFPVRHEDIDKGILLNWTKGFKASGAEGNNVVGLLRDAIKRRGDFEMDVVAMVNDTVATMISCYYEDRSCEVGMIVGTGCNACYMEEMRTVELVEGEEGRMCVNTEWGAFGNNGELEEFRLEYDKVVDETSINPGKQLYEKLISGKYMGELVRLVLMKLVNEDLLFNGEASELLKTRGSFETRYVSQMESDTGDRKQIYNILSSLGVLPSELDCDIVRLVCESVSTRSAHMCAAGLAGVINLMRERRSQEALKITVGVDGSVYKLHPCFRDRFHKIVRDLTPHCEITFIQSEEGSGRGAALISAVACKMAACMLTQ; the protein is encoded by the exons ATGCTTTGTGTCAGCTCTCATCTCGGACAGATGGTGAAGATGCCTTGTAGCTACAGCTCTGTGGTTGATAAGATCCTCATG GTTGATCAGATCCTGTCAGAGTTCAGGCTGAAGAAGGAGGAGCTAAAAGAAGTCATGAAGAGGATGCAGCGTGAGATGGACAGAGGACTGCGTTTAGAGACGCATGAAGAGGCCAGTGTCAAAATGCTTCCAACTTATGTCTGCTCCACCCCTGAAGGATCAG AGGTGGGAGATTTCCTGGCTCTGGACCTTGGGGGGACAAACTTCCGTGTGATGCTTGTGAAGGTGGGTGAAGATGAGGAGAGGAGCTGGAAGGTGGAGACCAAGAACCAGATGTACTCCATTCCTGAAGATGCCATGACAGGCACTGCTGAAATG CTATTTGACTACATAGCAGAGTGTATGTCAGACTTTTTGGACAAACACCATATCAAGCACAAGAAGCTTCCTCTGGGTTTTACCTTCTCCTTTCCAGTACGTCATGAGGACATTGACAAG GGTATCCTTCTTAACTGGACCAAAGGATTTAAAGCTTCTGGGGCAGAAGGGAACAATGTTGTGGGTTTACTTAGGGATGCTATCAAGAGACGAGGG GACTTTGAGATGGATgtggttgccatggtgaatGACACAGTAGCCACCATGATTTCCTGCTATTATGAGGATCGCAGCTGCGAAGTCGGTATGATTGTTG GCACTGGTTGTAATGCGTGTTACATGGAGGAGATGAGGACTGTGGAGCTGGTAGAAGGGGAGGAGGGCCGCATGTGTGTTAACACAGAGTGGGGGGCGTTCGGAAACAATGGGGAGCTGGAGGAGTTTCGACTGGAGTATGACAAAGTGGTGGACGAGACCTCAATTAACCCTGGAAAACAGCT ATATGAGAAGCTGATCAGCGGGAAATACATGGGTGAGCTGGTCAGACTTGTTCTGATGAAGCTGGTGAATGAAGACCTTCTGTTTAATGGTGAAGCCTCAGAGCTGCTGAAGACACGCGGCAGCTTTGAGACGCGCTACGTCTCGCAGATGGAGAG TGACACTGGGGACAGAAAACAAATCTACAACATCCTGTCCTCGCTGGGTGTTCTGCCGTCAGAGCTAGACTGTGACATTGTGCGTCTGGTCTGTGAGAGTGTTTCCACTCGCTCTGCTCATATGTGCGCCGCAGGGCTTGCTGGTGTGATCAACCTGATGCGGGAGCGACGCAGCCAGGAAGCCCTGAAGATTACAGTGGGAGTTGATGGATCTGTCTACAAGCTGCACCCATG TTTCCGTGACAGGTTCCACAAAATAGTCAGGGACCTCACGCCTCACTGTGAAATCACCTTCATCCAGTCGGAGGAGGGGAGCGGTCGTGGAGCCGCCCTTATCTCAGCGGTGGCCTGTAAGATGGCAGCATGCATGCTGACACAGTAA
- the gck gene encoding hexokinase-4 isoform X1 encodes MKTNPKVDQILSEFRLKKEELKEVMKRMQREMDRGLRLETHEEASVKMLPTYVCSTPEGSVCVLTEVGDFLALDLGGTNFRVMLVKVGEDEERSWKVETKNQMYSIPEDAMTGTAEMLFDYIAECMSDFLDKHHIKHKKLPLGFTFSFPVRHEDIDKGILLNWTKGFKASGAEGNNVVGLLRDAIKRRGDFEMDVVAMVNDTVATMISCYYEDRSCEVGMIVGTGCNACYMEEMRTVELVEGEEGRMCVNTEWGAFGNNGELEEFRLEYDKVVDETSINPGKQLYEKLISGKYMGELVRLVLMKLVNEDLLFNGEASELLKTRGSFETRYVSQMESDTGDRKQIYNILSSLGVLPSELDCDIVRLVCESVSTRSAHMCAAGLAGVINLMRERRSQEALKITVGVDGSVYKLHPCFRDRFHKIVRDLTPHCEITFIQSEEGSGRGAALISAVACKMAACMLTQ; translated from the exons ATGAAGACAAATCCAAAG GTTGATCAGATCCTGTCAGAGTTCAGGCTGAAGAAGGAGGAGCTAAAAGAAGTCATGAAGAGGATGCAGCGTGAGATGGACAGAGGACTGCGTTTAGAGACGCATGAAGAGGCCAGTGTCAAAATGCTTCCAACTTATGTCTGCTCCACCCCTGAAGGATCAG TGTGTGTTTTGACAGAGGTGGGAGATTTCCTGGCTCTGGACCTTGGGGGGACAAACTTCCGTGTGATGCTTGTGAAGGTGGGTGAAGATGAGGAGAGGAGCTGGAAGGTGGAGACCAAGAACCAGATGTACTCCATTCCTGAAGATGCCATGACAGGCACTGCTGAAATG CTATTTGACTACATAGCAGAGTGTATGTCAGACTTTTTGGACAAACACCATATCAAGCACAAGAAGCTTCCTCTGGGTTTTACCTTCTCCTTTCCAGTACGTCATGAGGACATTGACAAG GGTATCCTTCTTAACTGGACCAAAGGATTTAAAGCTTCTGGGGCAGAAGGGAACAATGTTGTGGGTTTACTTAGGGATGCTATCAAGAGACGAGGG GACTTTGAGATGGATgtggttgccatggtgaatGACACAGTAGCCACCATGATTTCCTGCTATTATGAGGATCGCAGCTGCGAAGTCGGTATGATTGTTG GCACTGGTTGTAATGCGTGTTACATGGAGGAGATGAGGACTGTGGAGCTGGTAGAAGGGGAGGAGGGCCGCATGTGTGTTAACACAGAGTGGGGGGCGTTCGGAAACAATGGGGAGCTGGAGGAGTTTCGACTGGAGTATGACAAAGTGGTGGACGAGACCTCAATTAACCCTGGAAAACAGCT ATATGAGAAGCTGATCAGCGGGAAATACATGGGTGAGCTGGTCAGACTTGTTCTGATGAAGCTGGTGAATGAAGACCTTCTGTTTAATGGTGAAGCCTCAGAGCTGCTGAAGACACGCGGCAGCTTTGAGACGCGCTACGTCTCGCAGATGGAGAG TGACACTGGGGACAGAAAACAAATCTACAACATCCTGTCCTCGCTGGGTGTTCTGCCGTCAGAGCTAGACTGTGACATTGTGCGTCTGGTCTGTGAGAGTGTTTCCACTCGCTCTGCTCATATGTGCGCCGCAGGGCTTGCTGGTGTGATCAACCTGATGCGGGAGCGACGCAGCCAGGAAGCCCTGAAGATTACAGTGGGAGTTGATGGATCTGTCTACAAGCTGCACCCATG TTTCCGTGACAGGTTCCACAAAATAGTCAGGGACCTCACGCCTCACTGTGAAATCACCTTCATCCAGTCGGAGGAGGGGAGCGGTCGTGGAGCCGCCCTTATCTCAGCGGTGGCCTGTAAGATGGCAGCATGCATGCTGACACAGTAA
- the gck gene encoding hexokinase-4 isoform X2: MDKVDQILSEFRLKKEELKEVMKRMQREMDRGLRLETHEEASVKMLPTYVCSTPEGSVCVLTEVGDFLALDLGGTNFRVMLVKVGEDEERSWKVETKNQMYSIPEDAMTGTAEMLFDYIAECMSDFLDKHHIKHKKLPLGFTFSFPVRHEDIDKGILLNWTKGFKASGAEGNNVVGLLRDAIKRRGDFEMDVVAMVNDTVATMISCYYEDRSCEVGMIVGTGCNACYMEEMRTVELVEGEEGRMCVNTEWGAFGNNGELEEFRLEYDKVVDETSINPGKQLYEKLISGKYMGELVRLVLMKLVNEDLLFNGEASELLKTRGSFETRYVSQMESDTGDRKQIYNILSSLGVLPSELDCDIVRLVCESVSTRSAHMCAAGLAGVINLMRERRSQEALKITVGVDGSVYKLHPCFRDRFHKIVRDLTPHCEITFIQSEEGSGRGAALISAVACKMAACMLTQ, encoded by the exons ATGGATAAG GTTGATCAGATCCTGTCAGAGTTCAGGCTGAAGAAGGAGGAGCTAAAAGAAGTCATGAAGAGGATGCAGCGTGAGATGGACAGAGGACTGCGTTTAGAGACGCATGAAGAGGCCAGTGTCAAAATGCTTCCAACTTATGTCTGCTCCACCCCTGAAGGATCAG TGTGTGTTTTGACAGAGGTGGGAGATTTCCTGGCTCTGGACCTTGGGGGGACAAACTTCCGTGTGATGCTTGTGAAGGTGGGTGAAGATGAGGAGAGGAGCTGGAAGGTGGAGACCAAGAACCAGATGTACTCCATTCCTGAAGATGCCATGACAGGCACTGCTGAAATG CTATTTGACTACATAGCAGAGTGTATGTCAGACTTTTTGGACAAACACCATATCAAGCACAAGAAGCTTCCTCTGGGTTTTACCTTCTCCTTTCCAGTACGTCATGAGGACATTGACAAG GGTATCCTTCTTAACTGGACCAAAGGATTTAAAGCTTCTGGGGCAGAAGGGAACAATGTTGTGGGTTTACTTAGGGATGCTATCAAGAGACGAGGG GACTTTGAGATGGATgtggttgccatggtgaatGACACAGTAGCCACCATGATTTCCTGCTATTATGAGGATCGCAGCTGCGAAGTCGGTATGATTGTTG GCACTGGTTGTAATGCGTGTTACATGGAGGAGATGAGGACTGTGGAGCTGGTAGAAGGGGAGGAGGGCCGCATGTGTGTTAACACAGAGTGGGGGGCGTTCGGAAACAATGGGGAGCTGGAGGAGTTTCGACTGGAGTATGACAAAGTGGTGGACGAGACCTCAATTAACCCTGGAAAACAGCT ATATGAGAAGCTGATCAGCGGGAAATACATGGGTGAGCTGGTCAGACTTGTTCTGATGAAGCTGGTGAATGAAGACCTTCTGTTTAATGGTGAAGCCTCAGAGCTGCTGAAGACACGCGGCAGCTTTGAGACGCGCTACGTCTCGCAGATGGAGAG TGACACTGGGGACAGAAAACAAATCTACAACATCCTGTCCTCGCTGGGTGTTCTGCCGTCAGAGCTAGACTGTGACATTGTGCGTCTGGTCTGTGAGAGTGTTTCCACTCGCTCTGCTCATATGTGCGCCGCAGGGCTTGCTGGTGTGATCAACCTGATGCGGGAGCGACGCAGCCAGGAAGCCCTGAAGATTACAGTGGGAGTTGATGGATCTGTCTACAAGCTGCACCCATG TTTCCGTGACAGGTTCCACAAAATAGTCAGGGACCTCACGCCTCACTGTGAAATCACCTTCATCCAGTCGGAGGAGGGGAGCGGTCGTGGAGCCGCCCTTATCTCAGCGGTGGCCTGTAAGATGGCAGCATGCATGCTGACACAGTAA
- the gck gene encoding hexokinase-4 isoform X4 gives MLCVSSHLGQMVKMPCSYSSVVDKILMVDQILSEFRLKKEELKEVMKRMQREMDRGLRLETHEEASVKMLPTYVCSTPEGSVCVLTEVGDFLALDLGGTNFRVMLVKVGEDEERSWKVETKNQMYSIPEDAMTGTAEMLFDYIAECMSDFLDKHHIKHKKLPLGFTFSFPVRHEDIDKGILLNWTKGFKASGAEGNNVVGLLRDAIKRRGDFEMDVVAMVNDTVATMISCYYEDRSCEVGMIVGTGCNACYMEEMRTVELVEGEEGRMCVNTEWGAFGNNGELEEFRLEYDKVVDETSINPGKQLYEKLISGKYMGELVRLVLMKLVNEDLLFNGEASELLKTRGSFETRYVSQMESDTGDRKQIYNILSSLGVLPSELDCDIVRLVCESVSTRSAHMCAAGLAGVINLMRERRSQEALKITVGVDGSVYKLHPCFRDRFHKIVRDLTPHCEITFIQSEEGSGRGAALISAVACKMAACMLTQ, from the exons ATGCTTTGTGTCAGCTCTCATCTCGGACAGATGGTGAAGATGCCTTGTAGCTACAGCTCTGTGGTTGATAAGATCCTCATG GTTGATCAGATCCTGTCAGAGTTCAGGCTGAAGAAGGAGGAGCTAAAAGAAGTCATGAAGAGGATGCAGCGTGAGATGGACAGAGGACTGCGTTTAGAGACGCATGAAGAGGCCAGTGTCAAAATGCTTCCAACTTATGTCTGCTCCACCCCTGAAGGATCAG TGTGTGTTTTGACAGAGGTGGGAGATTTCCTGGCTCTGGACCTTGGGGGGACAAACTTCCGTGTGATGCTTGTGAAGGTGGGTGAAGATGAGGAGAGGAGCTGGAAGGTGGAGACCAAGAACCAGATGTACTCCATTCCTGAAGATGCCATGACAGGCACTGCTGAAATG CTATTTGACTACATAGCAGAGTGTATGTCAGACTTTTTGGACAAACACCATATCAAGCACAAGAAGCTTCCTCTGGGTTTTACCTTCTCCTTTCCAGTACGTCATGAGGACATTGACAAG GGTATCCTTCTTAACTGGACCAAAGGATTTAAAGCTTCTGGGGCAGAAGGGAACAATGTTGTGGGTTTACTTAGGGATGCTATCAAGAGACGAGGG GACTTTGAGATGGATgtggttgccatggtgaatGACACAGTAGCCACCATGATTTCCTGCTATTATGAGGATCGCAGCTGCGAAGTCGGTATGATTGTTG GCACTGGTTGTAATGCGTGTTACATGGAGGAGATGAGGACTGTGGAGCTGGTAGAAGGGGAGGAGGGCCGCATGTGTGTTAACACAGAGTGGGGGGCGTTCGGAAACAATGGGGAGCTGGAGGAGTTTCGACTGGAGTATGACAAAGTGGTGGACGAGACCTCAATTAACCCTGGAAAACAGCT ATATGAGAAGCTGATCAGCGGGAAATACATGGGTGAGCTGGTCAGACTTGTTCTGATGAAGCTGGTGAATGAAGACCTTCTGTTTAATGGTGAAGCCTCAGAGCTGCTGAAGACACGCGGCAGCTTTGAGACGCGCTACGTCTCGCAGATGGAGAG TGACACTGGGGACAGAAAACAAATCTACAACATCCTGTCCTCGCTGGGTGTTCTGCCGTCAGAGCTAGACTGTGACATTGTGCGTCTGGTCTGTGAGAGTGTTTCCACTCGCTCTGCTCATATGTGCGCCGCAGGGCTTGCTGGTGTGATCAACCTGATGCGGGAGCGACGCAGCCAGGAAGCCCTGAAGATTACAGTGGGAGTTGATGGATCTGTCTACAAGCTGCACCCATG TTTCCGTGACAGGTTCCACAAAATAGTCAGGGACCTCACGCCTCACTGTGAAATCACCTTCATCCAGTCGGAGGAGGGGAGCGGTCGTGGAGCCGCCCTTATCTCAGCGGTGGCCTGTAAGATGGCAGCATGCATGCTGACACAGTAA
- the gck gene encoding hexokinase-4 isoform X3: protein MKTNPKVDQILSEFRLKKEELKEVMKRMQREMDRGLRLETHEEASVKMLPTYVCSTPEGSEVGDFLALDLGGTNFRVMLVKVGEDEERSWKVETKNQMYSIPEDAMTGTAEMLFDYIAECMSDFLDKHHIKHKKLPLGFTFSFPVRHEDIDKGILLNWTKGFKASGAEGNNVVGLLRDAIKRRGDFEMDVVAMVNDTVATMISCYYEDRSCEVGMIVGTGCNACYMEEMRTVELVEGEEGRMCVNTEWGAFGNNGELEEFRLEYDKVVDETSINPGKQLYEKLISGKYMGELVRLVLMKLVNEDLLFNGEASELLKTRGSFETRYVSQMESDTGDRKQIYNILSSLGVLPSELDCDIVRLVCESVSTRSAHMCAAGLAGVINLMRERRSQEALKITVGVDGSVYKLHPCFRDRFHKIVRDLTPHCEITFIQSEEGSGRGAALISAVACKMAACMLTQ, encoded by the exons ATGAAGACAAATCCAAAG GTTGATCAGATCCTGTCAGAGTTCAGGCTGAAGAAGGAGGAGCTAAAAGAAGTCATGAAGAGGATGCAGCGTGAGATGGACAGAGGACTGCGTTTAGAGACGCATGAAGAGGCCAGTGTCAAAATGCTTCCAACTTATGTCTGCTCCACCCCTGAAGGATCAG AGGTGGGAGATTTCCTGGCTCTGGACCTTGGGGGGACAAACTTCCGTGTGATGCTTGTGAAGGTGGGTGAAGATGAGGAGAGGAGCTGGAAGGTGGAGACCAAGAACCAGATGTACTCCATTCCTGAAGATGCCATGACAGGCACTGCTGAAATG CTATTTGACTACATAGCAGAGTGTATGTCAGACTTTTTGGACAAACACCATATCAAGCACAAGAAGCTTCCTCTGGGTTTTACCTTCTCCTTTCCAGTACGTCATGAGGACATTGACAAG GGTATCCTTCTTAACTGGACCAAAGGATTTAAAGCTTCTGGGGCAGAAGGGAACAATGTTGTGGGTTTACTTAGGGATGCTATCAAGAGACGAGGG GACTTTGAGATGGATgtggttgccatggtgaatGACACAGTAGCCACCATGATTTCCTGCTATTATGAGGATCGCAGCTGCGAAGTCGGTATGATTGTTG GCACTGGTTGTAATGCGTGTTACATGGAGGAGATGAGGACTGTGGAGCTGGTAGAAGGGGAGGAGGGCCGCATGTGTGTTAACACAGAGTGGGGGGCGTTCGGAAACAATGGGGAGCTGGAGGAGTTTCGACTGGAGTATGACAAAGTGGTGGACGAGACCTCAATTAACCCTGGAAAACAGCT ATATGAGAAGCTGATCAGCGGGAAATACATGGGTGAGCTGGTCAGACTTGTTCTGATGAAGCTGGTGAATGAAGACCTTCTGTTTAATGGTGAAGCCTCAGAGCTGCTGAAGACACGCGGCAGCTTTGAGACGCGCTACGTCTCGCAGATGGAGAG TGACACTGGGGACAGAAAACAAATCTACAACATCCTGTCCTCGCTGGGTGTTCTGCCGTCAGAGCTAGACTGTGACATTGTGCGTCTGGTCTGTGAGAGTGTTTCCACTCGCTCTGCTCATATGTGCGCCGCAGGGCTTGCTGGTGTGATCAACCTGATGCGGGAGCGACGCAGCCAGGAAGCCCTGAAGATTACAGTGGGAGTTGATGGATCTGTCTACAAGCTGCACCCATG TTTCCGTGACAGGTTCCACAAAATAGTCAGGGACCTCACGCCTCACTGTGAAATCACCTTCATCCAGTCGGAGGAGGGGAGCGGTCGTGGAGCCGCCCTTATCTCAGCGGTGGCCTGTAAGATGGCAGCATGCATGCTGACACAGTAA
- the ykt6 gene encoding synaptobrevin homolog YKT6 — MKLYSLSIHHKGATKANLLKSAYDLSSFSFFQRSSVQEFMTFTSALIVERTSQGSRASVKEQEYLCHVYVRNDNLSAVVIADTEYPQRVCFTLLDKVLEEFSRQVDSIDWPSGNPETINYKALDIHLSKYQNPREADAMTKVQAELDETKIILHNTMESLLERGEKLDDLVAKSEHLGNQSKAFYKTARKQNSCCEIM; from the exons ATGAAGCTCTACAGCCTCAGCATCCACCATAAAGGAGCAACCAAAGCCAACCTGCTTAAATCGGCATACGACCTCtcctccttcagcttctttcAGCGATCCAG TGTTCAGGAGTTCATGACCTTCACCAGTGCCTTGATTGTTGAACGGACATCACAAGGAAGCCGTGCCTCCGTCAAAGAACAAG aGTACCTGTGCCATGTGTACGTACGAAATGACAACCTAAGCGCTGTAGTCATTGCTGACACTGAATACCCACAGAGAGTCTGTTTCACATTGCTAGACAAG GTATTAGAGGAGTTCTCCAGGCAAGTGGACAGTATAGACTGGCCCTCTGGTAATCCTGAAACCATAAACTACAAAGCCCTGGATATTCACCTTTCTAAATACCAG aaCCCCAGGGAAGCAGATGCAATGACCAAAGTGCAGGCAGAGCTGGATGAGACAAAGATCATTTTG CACAACACCATGGAAAGTCTgttggagagaggagagaaactAGATGATCTTGTGGCAAAGTCAGAGCACTTGGGAAACCAGTCCAAAGCCTTCTACAAGACT GCACGAAAACAGAACTCATGCTGTGAAATCATGTGA